From one Orcinus orca chromosome 10, mOrcOrc1.1, whole genome shotgun sequence genomic stretch:
- the MBD4 gene encoding methyl-CpG-binding domain protein 4 isoform X6, translated as MTYISSEDAIPQTQIEKRRTSLYFSSKYNKEVLSPPRRKAFKKWTPPRSPFNLIQETLFHDPWKLLIATIFLNRTSGKMAIPVLWQFLEKYPSAEVARTANWRDVSELLKPLGLYDLRAKTIIKFSDEYLTKQWRYPIELHGIGKYGNDSYRIFCVNEWKQVHPEDHKLNKYHDWLWENHEKLSLS; from the exons AAGATGCCATCCCACAGACACAAATAGAAAAAAGGAGAACAAGCCTGTATTTTTCCAGCAAATATAACAAAGAAG TTCTTAGTCCCCCACGACGCAAGGCCTTTAAGAAGTGGACACCTCCTCGGTCACCTTTTAATCTTATCCAAGAAACACTTTTCCATGATCCGTGGAAGCTCCTCATTGCGACTATATTCCTCAACCGGACCTCAG GCAAAATGGCAATCCCTGTGCTTTGGCAGTTTCTGGAGAAATATCCTTCAGCTGAGGTAGCGAGAACTGCAAACTGGAGAGATGTTTCAGAACTTCTTAAACCTCTTGGTCTCTACGATCTTCGAGCAAAAACCATTATCAAGTTCTCAG ATGAATATCTGACAAAGCAGTGGAGGTATCCAATTGAGCTTCATGGGATTGGCAAATATGGCAACGACTCTTACCGAATTTTTTGTGTCAATGAGTGGAAGCAG GTACACCCTGAAGACCACAAGTTAAATAAATATCATGACTGGCTTTGGGAAAATCACGAAAAATTAAGTCTATCTTAA